A genomic window from Flavobacterium johnsoniae includes:
- a CDS encoding FAD-dependent oxidoreductase — MLLENKQIAIIGGGMGGLTLARLLQMQNVNVKVYERDQNEEVRIQGSPLDLHDDSGLKAIKKANLLNEFYANVRINASKARIVNKDFELKFDEHSIQKSHSESNSNKDTLQDISKPRPEIDRSALRSILLHSLLPKTIIWDSQFISMEKENSGWRLHFRNETNFYADLVIAADGANSKVRSYLNAEKPIYSGITMLEGTIYNAKENAPNLFEFSKGGKVMAFGNEQTIMYGTKGDGSLMFLLSSKIPENWISESNLDFKNNQEVFKWFKDVYKEWSPKWDELLLSNELYFIPRPQYYFPLNQTWETQENLTMIGDAAHRMPPFAGKGANLAMWDALELSESLTENKFEDIKSAIAYFEKRMLERASEATKDTLANGEQLHSKDALEKLVAIFNRTK; from the coding sequence ATGCTTTTAGAAAATAAACAAATCGCCATTATCGGCGGCGGAATGGGCGGTTTAACTCTTGCTCGCCTTTTGCAAATGCAGAACGTAAATGTAAAAGTTTACGAAAGAGATCAAAATGAAGAAGTTAGAATTCAAGGTTCTCCTTTAGATTTACACGATGATTCTGGTTTAAAAGCCATTAAAAAAGCCAATTTATTAAACGAATTTTACGCTAATGTTCGCATAAATGCCAGTAAAGCGCGAATTGTCAATAAAGATTTTGAATTGAAATTTGATGAACATTCTATTCAAAAAAGCCATTCGGAATCAAATTCAAATAAAGATACCCTTCAAGATATTTCAAAACCTCGTCCAGAAATTGATCGTTCTGCACTTCGAAGTATTTTATTGCATTCTCTTTTACCAAAAACTATTATTTGGGACAGCCAATTTATTTCTATGGAAAAAGAAAATAGTGGCTGGCGATTGCATTTTAGAAATGAAACTAATTTTTATGCCGATTTAGTAATTGCAGCCGATGGTGCAAATTCTAAAGTTCGTTCGTACTTAAATGCCGAAAAACCGATTTACTCTGGAATTACAATGTTAGAAGGAACCATTTATAATGCAAAAGAAAACGCGCCCAATCTTTTTGAATTTTCTAAAGGAGGAAAAGTGATGGCTTTTGGAAACGAACAAACTATTATGTACGGCACAAAAGGAGACGGCTCACTCATGTTTCTTTTAAGCAGTAAAATTCCAGAAAATTGGATTTCAGAAAGTAATTTAGATTTTAAAAATAATCAAGAAGTTTTTAAATGGTTTAAAGATGTTTACAAAGAATGGAGTCCAAAATGGGACGAACTTTTATTGAGTAACGAATTGTATTTTATTCCGCGTCCGCAATATTATTTTCCATTAAATCAAACTTGGGAAACACAAGAAAATCTCACGATGATTGGCGATGCAGCACATAGAATGCCTCCGTTTGCAGGAAAAGGCGCCAATCTCGCCATGTGGGATGCTTTGGAACTTTCTGAATCTTTAACAGAGAATAAATTCGAGGATATAAAATCGGCAATTGCTTACTTTGAAAAACGAATGTTAGAAAGAGCTTCAGAAGCTACAAAAGATACTTTGGCAAATGGAGAACAATTGCATTCTAAAGATGCTTTGGAGAAACTAGTTGCTATCTTTAATCGAACGAAATAA
- a CDS encoding helix-turn-helix domain-containing protein: MYENLEYKSIQPNQDLSDFVDSFWYMKNKSNENLETIGLPDGRIDLSLIQTPENPFEIRLLGLGTKQYEKGIIPTNSLTFVISFKLPAAEYVFHESIADILNSGKILENDFWNFNKTDLENFELFCEKALLKIKSLLVKEIHTRKQKLFKLIYETNGALTVKEFSEKSNWSSRQINRYFQQYFGLSLKEYCSILRFRASLEHIAKGKLFPEENFTDQTHFIKEIKKISGSLPKELFKNKNDRFILLSALSSK; the protein is encoded by the coding sequence ATGTACGAAAACTTAGAATACAAATCAATCCAACCAAATCAAGATCTTTCTGATTTTGTGGATAGTTTTTGGTACATGAAAAATAAATCGAATGAAAATTTAGAAACAATTGGTTTGCCTGACGGAAGAATCGATTTATCATTAATTCAAACTCCTGAAAACCCTTTTGAAATAAGACTTTTAGGTTTAGGCACAAAACAATATGAAAAAGGAATAATTCCCACTAACAGTCTAACTTTTGTTATCAGCTTCAAACTTCCCGCTGCAGAATATGTTTTTCATGAAAGTATTGCCGATATTTTAAACTCAGGAAAAATATTAGAAAATGATTTTTGGAATTTCAATAAAACCGATTTAGAAAATTTTGAATTGTTCTGCGAAAAAGCTTTATTAAAAATTAAATCTTTATTGGTAAAAGAAATTCATACTCGAAAACAAAAACTTTTCAAACTCATTTACGAAACAAACGGAGCGCTAACAGTAAAAGAATTTTCAGAAAAATCAAATTGGAGCAGCCGACAAATAAATCGTTATTTTCAGCAATATTTCGGGCTTTCATTAAAAGAATACTGTTCTATTCTTCGTTTTCGCGCTTCATTAGAACATATTGCAAAAGGAAAATTGTTTCCAGAAGAAAACTTTACAGATCAAACGCATTTTATTAAAGAAATCAAAAAAATTTCGGGTTCTCTTCCGAAAGAATTATTTAAAAACAAAAACGACCGATTTATACTATTATCGGCGCTTTCTTCAAAATAA